TGCATGCTTGATTTGATTCATAATTGATGAATTGATATATGAAATGGTTGAATGTGAACTTGTTGAAATATCTCTATTTGGTAGTCTAGTTTCATGAATTTGGAGTGAATATGTGTTGTCTAATATTGGAAAAGTCTTGTTGTGAGTGCTTGATAAATATTGCCTCCTTGATCACTTGAGTTGATGTGTTTAAAAGATTATAATTGGTTGAAATTTGTTGATACTTCTTGATGTAGTCAATAGGTTGAGTTTTGGACTGGTTTCGAGTCTATTTTAGAGGTTTTGACAgataaaaatctaaaagaattattttgggAAGAAGTTAGATGTTGTGATCTGTTTTTtagtcatttgtgacttgtttcTCCACTTAAATTACTGAAATCTAGTTTGTAACATGTAGGATTTAAGTTGAGTTTTTGAGTTGTTTCTTTGGTCTAGTGAATCTCATTCCTGACCAAATAAGCAAATTGGTAATTAGTTTCatttataaacatgtttttgaatCAATTATAGTGTTAAGGATATCAATTTGGATAGGTTTGGGATGCAACCAAATCAAGAAATCAAGTTATTGACTTCTAGTATAGTGTTTAGTGACCCTATGTGGCATGAGTACTGCAAAACCCGGGAGACATTGGGCTCCAGGACGTTGAGCACCACTTTGGCCGTTAAGCGCTATGAAGTCAGTAAACTCTCTGACTTCTGGGCGTTGAGTAGTGGAATTAGGTGTTGGGCGTCACTTTTCCACTACAGGTCTGGACCTCTTTTTTTCGCTGGGCGAAAGGTCCTCTTGCTGAGCGATGAGTGTAGCTCACTGGATGCCATGTTTAtggaattttatgtttttttctttgttttaactTCTTGTTTGGTTTTAAGTTGATTATTATGATGTTATGTATAATTTGTGATAAATCATGAATGTCCAAACGATAATCGTGtaattgtttgtttgagtggatCAATTATTCTAATATGagaatattaaaaacaaattattacttttaagtaaacattataattatataaatttaataaactaaattacactcataaatattattttgttttaaacttttatattaaaaccacatttttcacaaaacattttaaatttttcataaaaataaaatattatcttaagaGAATTCCATCTACACACATACTACAATGATAAACTAAAATTCATCTCTCCTTTCTAATTTTTGGAAAAACtgaatatttataagaataaattcatatatataaagaaCTTTTCTCAGAAAAGGCCAATTCCAACCCAAAAAAACATTATGAAAACAAGCTaacttaaaattgaatttggaatAGTTGATAAAAATGTCCTTACGTATCGTATCCATaagttattgttatttgttcaATTGcattatttattagaaaaaagaatagaaatattcaaaagttatataaaaataaattgcaaacgaaagataataatttaattttaatatggtttttatattttaagtaccTACTGAGTTAACCTACTTAACTGATAGCGTTGGTTTTGTTTAGATCTTATGGAAAAAAGGTTACAAATCTCAAACCTCACCTAATCCAATCCAAAACTAtcttaattgaataaaataatgaatttgcTAAAACACACTCAACATTCTCATAGAATCCATAATAGGAAATAtaggaaatagaaaaaagaaaatatcaatatttatttaaccGTGTTTTTAAGACctatatttaaacaaaacaaaactaaatatattttcgTAAATGTAACGCATCATtctaaaacatgaaaaaatgaaaaagtaattgACATAACAACAAAATAGGAGAAACATTTAGCAAAAAGACAATCTCATAAACTCATAATGTTATATGGATTTACCaagtttgaataaaataaaaatacataaaaaattaattagtccTTCGCCCATGCAGCAAAAGAAATttacaggaaaaaaaaattattaaaaaatcttataagaTCAAATATTTCCAAAGTCCTTTAAGTTAGAGTCAaccaatgaattttttttagaattgtcaaatataattattctaacatcattaataattatattaaacatcCTAAATTAGAATATGTATTAAGAcatctaattattttattcatgtgatttattttagagtttggaTTTCCTAATAGATAAGAAGTTGTACATAATTTAagaatcttattttaattattaaatgaattattaatCAACCGAAAACACACTCTTTTCATTTATATACAACAATCAAGTTACAAAAATAGAATATGTCATATTCGATTTCAAAAACtttaagatattatatttatgaatcTTTTTCACTTGTTGAATTTGTTCATTACTTTTCAATACGGGAATTCACGTTCACATATACAGTTTAACCATCTATCAAATGACGTGATTTTTCATGCAAACCGTAGACTTGAAGTTAAAATCTATCCATATAGTTAATATGTCAAATACTTACACAGATAACATTTGTTTTAGATCAGAATTCGATCATTGAAGAACTGAATTTTAAACTGtgttatttttacaattttttttttgaaattttttctcttttttcaaatgaaaaaataataaaaagttcctttttaaatgaagaaaataataaaaataacttatttgatttttttatgattgatttttgagaaaaaaaacatttctttttaaattgaaatgcgcttattatattttagatgttaaaactaaatataaattaaaatttaattcatatataatagttttttagggttaaatatgtttttagtccttaatctatcaagcgaatttgaatttgtttttagtctctcttttaaagtaaggtacattttagtcttCCTCCTTCCTCCTCTAGGAAACtttaatttttcgtcctccaaatcCAACGACTGAGCTTGCTAACGGTGGAATGtgaagtcattttttttttctgagtcaATCTCCCTCTGCCGTCTCGACTCCTTCTCCAAGCAGTTCCTCCTCTTCAACCTGGCCCTCCACGGCAAGACCCCTCCTTCGCGGTCTCCGCCGCCTCCTGCGGCCACTGCTGGCAGTTCTTCCAGGAACTCTGCGACACCTCCGATATCTAATTCCTAATTACCTCCCACGCCAACCCTCACTTCAACTTTCTCCCCCTTCCTCTCCCACCACTTCGGTCCCCATCGCTTCGGCCCCTACGATTTTCTCTGCACTTCCTTCACCATAGAGCGACCCTTAGATCGGCTCATTCTCGTTTTGCTCGATGACTTCGCCGTCAAATTCTCACACTCTGTCTACTTCAACTCCCTCAAATCTCGAGGCTTCGATCTCCATTTCCACCTTGTCGATGATCCCCAATTTCAGATTTTGTTGATTCGGGTCATAATTTTGTTGATCCAAAACGTAATTAAGAAGAAATTTTCTGAGTTTCTGAGTTTGATTTGGGGTATTGTGGATTGTTGCATTTTTTGGGTTTTGTCTTGCAGGTCAGGAGGAGGTTCGCCGTTTGGATGTTGGTGTTGCTTGGGGCTTTCTCCTGGAGCCCCATTTTGAATTAGGGACATCTTTTATCGAGTTTCCACTCTCTGTTGCCCACGACTTCCCTGATTTTGCATTTATTTGGTCACCAAGTATCTCATTTTCTTCTAATCCAGAGTCTGCTACACTTAAACCCAAGTCATCAAAAGAGTCGTCATACTCATCTTCATAAACCTCTAAATTTTGTTGCAGAATATGGGTCCTTATAAATCTGTTTCACAGAACTCATCATCCCGGATAGATATTGAAACTGTTCATTATCAATGAATATCCATCCTGCATCATAGTAACTGagttagaaaaggaaaagggCCAAGCATATTGCAAACATGAATGGAAAAATGCAACGATTTCAACATCTTGAAGAAATGTTTCCTTCTGATGGCTTTCCCGAGAATGTGATGATACTGTATTGATATCTCGAATTGTTTGAACAAGAATATCTGCTCTGATGACTGGGTCCTCTACATCGGCAGGAAACATCTTATAGTGGCAGCTGGAAGAGGGATGCGATGAGGTTGTTCGCGTCTGGGTGTTGATGATGGATGTGCGTGATGGAGGATGGCGACGACTGGGGTTTCTGCAGCGGCAGTTTCATGGCGACATGGTGGCTGATTGACGTGACGGAAAAATTGACGTGACAGAAAAACTGAGAAGACTTGCTTAGgtcagagaaaaaaaatgacgtgACACTTCACCATTAGTCaactcagttttttttttaacgtttgttttggaggacgaaaaattaagATTTCCTAAagaggaggactaaaatgtaccttactttaaAAGATGAACTAAAAGCAAATTCACTAAAAGCAAATTCACTTGATAGAttaaggactaaaaatatatttaaccctagtttttaaatagtttatcaaaagaaattataaaaactttcaagaatgaattaaaatgtgtttttataattatttttaaacacaaGTAACTTCTggacatataaaaaataacttattttgaatatttttttcttttaaaattattttatttttaagcttaaactcaacatatattatatttttcaactttttaaaataatgaaattatgcatttaaaatatgattataattaaaaaattattttgaataacattttataaaactaatatttatatatttatatttcaagaaaaaaatattaataaaaaatttctttatttttatccttaaaCAAATTCagcatatattatattttaaaatttttaaaataataaaattatatatcaaagatataattacaaataaaaaatcattttaaataactttttataacaccaacatttatatatttatattgaaagaaagagaatattaataaaaattactttatttaaatttaaacaaactcaatatatatatatatatatatatatatatatatatatatatatatatatatattatatttttaaaattttaaaataataaaattatatatttaaaatattattacaattaaaaataatagttttacaaaatcaatatttatatatttacatgtAATTAGAAAAGATATTAGTAAAATATCATACAAAACTCGAAAActattaaacttataaaataaaaaataattaaaaatacattaaaataaattaatttaatgtcatGACCCTATTCTAGCTTATTTTATGTGAGAATTCGAGGATTgaggttttaaaaaaattcctaATTAAATGGATTAGAAAAATGAAACTAGAAAAGTGGGCTTTGGTTTGTCACGGTCCAGGAGCTTAAGCCTATACAAATGTTAGAATCTCACTTGATggatttttatttactattttaaacagttttaaaaatcaattaatttctaaggttaaaatcaaacaaaaacaaatcataatttctaatattatgacatttcattttaataacacaatatttttttaaaaataagaaattttataataatatctaaagaTCATATTAACAGagtataaaatatatcaatacattcatattaaatagaaaactataataatataatatttatataaattttacataaataaacaaaaatactttaaaacaaaacattacaACTCATATTTTTAACAATTCAAACCATATTGACTTCTGATCCGATATAAACCTTCATCTTTATCTActtatataatttacttttcatGACTACTTCTCCTTCGAACACAAGGAGAGCCACCCTCATTTTGCATAATCAAATTTGGCTGAACCACTTACCCAAGTggtacatttttaattaattctaaatattataatttttatgatatttattggGACCCACGATAGCTTCATTTCGAGTGGCTCTTCTTCACTCTCAGAATTCTTCTGACAGAGAAATGTATGAACGGCTAGTTAGTTTGTTAGTTCTCTGATTCTGGTTTACTGCAAGTTGTCGGTTACATTATTGCGTGcagtgtttgaaattgtttgaaGATGGAAGAGAATGCATTGAGGGCCATGGACGCTGAGCAACTGAGAGAGCACGCTCATAAGATGGTCGATTTCATTGCCGATTACTACAAAACCATTCAAAACTTCCCCGTTCTCAGCCAAGTCCAGGTTCTtcattctcctccttctcttccaATCAATGCATTTACGTACATGCTGCTTTATTACACTATTTCTCCCATTTCAGCCAGGTTATCTGGGGAAGCTTTTACCAGATTCTGCTCCCGAGTATCCTGAGTCCTTTCAAAATGTTTTGGACGGTGAAACTTCTTACTTTGATTATGAATTACCCTTTTTTGTTTAATgcaatgtattattattattattagggtCCATTTGGATAAACTTTAAACAAACACTTCTAGACAAGACAATTAAGAATTTAAGTTGTACAGCTTCTTCCAATGTGGTTTTAAATTGTGGTTGCAACACAGTTGCAGATTTGTTGTGAACCTTGGCATTGTAGAAGATTGCTGGCTAATGCGCCCGCAATTGCAGCAATCAATACTGGTTACGGTTGTAGACGCCATTTTAAAACTATGGTTATAGAAGAGGTTTAATTCACTTaatcttcttattttcttttgtctaaGTGTTAAGAAATTTGTCCGAACAAAACCTTAgtagcagcagcagcagcagtaatcgtattttcattattttagtaGATAGTACAATTGTTTGAGCAATGCTAGCGTGACACTGTTTGTCAAATTGTAGATGTAAAGGAGAAAATACTCCCAGGGGTGACGCATTGGCAAAGTCCGAATTATTTTGCGTATTTTCCTTCCAACAGTAGCATTGCTGGATTTCTTGGAGAGATGCTCAGTGCGGGTCTTAGCATTGTGGGTTTCAGCTGGATAACTTCTCCTGCTGCCACTGAACTTGAAAGCATTGTTCTTGACTGGCTGGCTAAGGCGTTCCAGTTGCCTGAAGATTTCTATTCTAGCGGTAAGGTCTTGGGATGCTGTATAGCGTGTGAAGATACAATATGCAATACTACTAGTCTTTGTTCTTTAAGCTCAAGTGAAAGAACttgagtattttattattttattttcaaggaAGAGATTGTATTTTCAAGGGGTGTTCGTGTCTTAACTTTGAAGTTGATATTTACCTCATGAGAGAACATATTGGATGTGTTACAAAACATAAAGCACTAACCCTCATTGATATTAATACCAGAATCAGtccaaattaaatatgaaaacagatgatgaaatataagaaaattggGTAACCAATCTAAAATGTATGatgattataatttaatatactcTAAACTATTGTAAAATATAACTATGATATTATGGGATATCCTCTAGAAATCTAAACACTAAGTCTATAAATAATCTTGTAATAAACGAAGTTCATCTTGATACTTCCTCGGTCCTTTCTTTTGGCTCCACAAGTTCTCTTGTGAGTTTTTTTAGAACACGAGTCATTCTTTGTCTTGTCTCCTTTTCTTCAATGGAATGTGGACTTACATGGCCTTTATTCTTTTCTGAATTGATATCTTTCCTTTATGTTGTTGCCCAAAGAGTacaaggagaaggaaaagagaaaaagaaaatagacaGTTCTATAATTTAGAAATCAGGACTCATTTAGGTAGGTTTGCATATGAAATATCTCCTGGCTTTGGATGAGCTTGTAAACTCAAGCTTGAGGTTTTCATTAACCTTCAACTTGgttgaattttataataattaaaatgtgaaCCTAAATTGCATATGAATAGTTTATTTGTAGAAAAACTCAAATAGTGTATGTAAACTTTGACTGCAGGGAAAGGTGGTGGAGTTATACAGGGAACAGCAAGTGAAGCTATACTAGTTGTCCTATTAGCTGCACGTGACAAGATCTTAAGAAGGCTTGGAAGGAGTGCCCTTCCTAAGCTTGTGATGTATGCATCTGATCAAACACACTCTGCTTTACGAAAAGCTTGTCAGGTACCTCTCTAATGACAGATAACAAAGAAAATGACCTTATCTTATGTACTCAAGTCAAGGACATATGGGTTTCCTTCTTGTTTATTTTCACTGTCAAGTTTAACTTTTGTTGACCAGTGCTTCTAGCTTTCTGACCTATTTTAAACACTGAACAtttctttaaaacttttatGTTGCTATTCCTTGGCATGAGTAGGTGTATCGAGATTCATATCAACTATAGATATGATCAATGTTAATCATTATAAAGCTTGAGCATCTTTCTTTGTATAAGTcaattttgtgagattgaatTACACTTTAAGCCAAAATTCTAAAGAGgccttttagttttttaatattctatttattttgattatgattcgttttttgttttatcaaggAAAAGAGTTGGTTATCTTGTAAATCTATAATCATAGACGTCTTGTTAATAGTTAGCAAAATGGGGAAATAACATAGATTTTTGCTCagttaaataaattgtaatggCTGTTTGTTTCCTTAATTATATGATTATCATGCTCTTTAGCACCAAACATATGAATATGCCAGTGTTACAGTGTCACCTGAAAACATATGACCTTAACTACGATCACTAAGTTCAAACTTATTCAGCTTATTCTATAGTCTATTAGTAGTTAATGTGTTGTTAGATAAAACCTATTCTTTTgtgagtattttaaaaatttgtttagtATTTATCACCCAGTTGATCAAATGGTAGTCTGATTCCATTTCTGGTATGGGAGTCTTGCTCTGTGTTTCTTAGATGCATTCTTGAATATAATCAATGacaatttttattgtaatagtTTTGAACTTTCCTTTGACAGATATCAGGACTTAATCCAGAGCTTTGCAAGTTGCTTAAAGTTGATTCTGCAACAAATTATGCACTCTCTCCTGAAGTACTTTCTGAAGCAATTTCAAATGACATTGCTGGCGGTCTTGTACCCTTTTTCTTATGTGCTACTGTAAGAATTGAACACTTATATGAATTTGTAAGAAATTGCTGTATAATGCATGACCTTAACTGACCATTATTTACGTGTCTTATCTCCAATATTGTATCATATATGTTCAGGGAATTTCAAATTAGAAATTTCAGCTCATTTAAACATCGGATCAAGGGATAAATGTCCTTCTTCATGTTGCTATCTATGCACTGTCTCTTCATTCTTTGTTGTGGGAAACAAATGGTTATATACCTACTAATAGGGTCTATGTTAGGACTAAAGGGGAGAGAAAGGTACTGAGATCCCAGTctgtttgtaaaaaaataactcTGATAGCCAGCAAACTGTAACACTTAGGAGAGAAGATAAAAGGAGATTCAGCTGAGTTACTTGCGggaatttttatttcaaagtttGGGGAGAGTCCATGTCTCTCAAATATCTAGAATAGTAGGGTGGTGTGTCTGTTATTCTGCATTACTATTTAGAAtcttactttctcatttctgaTCTTTTATCCCTTCGATACAGACCCACAGATGCAGGTTTCTGTTTATAAACGTTCTGTTTTCAGTCCAATTATGGATTTGGTTCTGGAGGCTAGTAACCTCAGTTTCAtgaaactttcattttttatttattttaaattgtacatCCAAGAGAATTTGTGTTGAATATATGCATGTTGGCTCTTTCAAGGATTAAATCTATAGTAGGTACTAAATGAATAATTAACGTGGCAAATGTTTATCACCCCGGAACTTGGAACTAATGTTTTGTTGATGAGTGAAAAGTATCTGAATCTTGATGTAACTTGAGGTAATTAAGAGTCCATTATTTGTGGATATTTTGTTTCTTGCATTAATTGCATACATTACGCATTTATGTATACAGGTTGGCACCACTTCGTCAACAGCTATTGATCCCCTGCCTGCATTGGGAAAAATTGCCAaggtaatatattttattgagttGTGATGTGAAAAAAGCTAGTATAGCCACTGATTCATTGTATTGAGGTTATTAAACCAaaggtttatttatttatttttaaaatatgactCTCAAGGAACAGGAATGCAGTTAGATAAATGAAAACCCATAAATGACTGTGCAGTATGTTAGGAACTCAAGGATAAATGATACTTGTGGAGTTGCAAGAAGAAAAGTTCGATACATGAGTATTCCAACTGTTTTGTCTCATTGTCCCTGCTTGGGCTTTTAGGATGACTGGTTCATAAACCTCCGCAGACCTGCATCAAATTTTGTTTGTCTAGTCTTTTTAATGTATTCGGTAGAGCTATAAAATCTTATAATGCTCTGGTGCCTGTCTTTTTTGGCAGACCAACAATCTTTGGTTTCACGTGGATGCTGCTTATGCTGGCAGTGCTTGTATATGTCCAGAGTACCGCCACTACTTTGACGGTATTGAAGAAAGTGACTCATTTAACATGAATGCACATAAATGGTTCCTCACCAACTTTGACTGTTCAGTACTTTGGGTTAAGGTATCCATAACGCATTTTTTATCTCAATCTCACTTTTGAATCTTTATTTGTAACAAGAGGTTTAACTGCAAGAGGTCAAACTTTGAATCTTTATTTGTACTTCAAAACAAGAGGTCAAACTTATTACGAATTAATGACACAGGATAGAAGTTCTCTGATTCAATCACTGTCCACAA
This sequence is a window from Vigna angularis cultivar LongXiaoDou No.4 chromosome 2, ASM1680809v1, whole genome shotgun sequence. Protein-coding genes within it:
- the LOC108323221 gene encoding tyrosine decarboxylase 2; translation: MEENALRAMDAEQLREHAHKMVDFIADYYKTIQNFPVLSQVQPGYLGKLLPDSAPEYPESFQNVLDDVKEKILPGVTHWQSPNYFAYFPSNSSIAGFLGEMLSAGLSIVGFSWITSPAATELESIVLDWLAKAFQLPEDFYSSGKGGGVIQGTASEAILVVLLAARDKILRRLGRSALPKLVMYASDQTHSALRKACQISGLNPELCKLLKVDSATNYALSPEVLSEAISNDIAGGLVPFFLCATVGTTSSTAIDPLPALGKIAKTNNLWFHVDAAYAGSACICPEYRHYFDGIEESDSFNMNAHKWFLTNFDCSVLWVKDRSSLIQSLSTNPEFLKNKASQGNLVIDYKDWQIPLGRRFRSLKLWMVLRLYGLEGLRSHVRNHIELAAYFEELVSQDTRFKVVAPRTFSLVCFRLLPPLNSEDHGNKLNSDLLDSVNSTGNIFITHTVLSGEYILRFAVGAPLTERRHVTTAWQIFQEKATALLESLQD